Proteins co-encoded in one Flavobacteriaceae bacterium MAR_2009_75 genomic window:
- a CDS encoding succinate-semialdehyde dehydrogenase/glutarate-semialdehyde dehydrogenase, translating to METLVNGFSTINPATGEEIKEYEYMTTDEAIGAVEKCHKAFKAWRLKSLDERAKVIKAIGEELKKNKEKFVSLMTQEMGKVLKQSGQEIDLCSAICDYTATQGIKELQDEERELPNGGKGLITYSPIGIVYGIQPWNFPAYQAVRYSIANLMAGNGVLLKHSSGVTGSALLLKEIYEAAGLPKDLFTVLLIEHEQSDKIIEHELVRGVTLTGSPDAGKIIAEKAGAVLKKTVLELGSNDAYLVFDDADIELAAKTSVQGRIYNNGETCVAAKRFVVADKVYDEFRDAFVKAMKEVKLGDPTIEDSDLGPMAREDLRETLHEQVQQSVHKGANVLLGGKMPEGKGFYYPATILENLEPGQPAYDDELFGPVASLIRAKDNEDALRIANDSRFGLGGGIFSKDEEKAFDLAKKYFDTGMVFINSFGLAQPNMPFGGVKNSGYGREHGGFGIREFVNVKSIMKVNM from the coding sequence ATGGAAACATTAGTAAACGGATTTTCTACAATAAACCCGGCAACGGGCGAGGAAATCAAGGAATATGAATATATGACTACCGATGAAGCTATCGGTGCAGTTGAAAAATGTCACAAAGCATTTAAAGCATGGCGCTTAAAATCGCTTGATGAGCGTGCGAAGGTGATTAAAGCGATTGGTGAAGAACTGAAAAAAAACAAAGAAAAGTTCGTTAGCCTTATGACCCAAGAAATGGGTAAAGTATTGAAACAAAGCGGACAGGAAATAGACCTTTGCAGTGCTATTTGCGATTATACCGCTACTCAGGGCATCAAAGAATTACAAGATGAAGAAAGAGAATTGCCAAACGGGGGCAAGGGCCTGATTACTTATTCTCCGATAGGTATCGTATACGGTATTCAGCCTTGGAATTTTCCGGCATATCAAGCCGTTCGTTATTCCATTGCCAATTTAATGGCAGGTAACGGGGTTCTTTTAAAGCATTCGAGTGGTGTAACCGGATCAGCGCTTTTGTTAAAAGAAATATATGAGGCAGCAGGGTTGCCCAAAGATTTGTTTACCGTGCTATTAATCGAGCATGAGCAGTCAGACAAAATAATTGAACACGAATTGGTTCGGGGTGTAACACTGACAGGAAGTCCTGATGCAGGTAAAATTATTGCCGAAAAAGCTGGGGCTGTGCTCAAAAAGACGGTGCTTGAGTTGGGTAGTAACGATGCCTATTTGGTATTTGATGATGCCGATATAGAATTGGCTGCAAAAACCAGCGTACAAGGTCGAATTTATAATAATGGTGAGACCTGTGTTGCTGCAAAGCGTTTTGTAGTAGCTGATAAGGTTTACGATGAATTTCGTGATGCTTTTGTAAAGGCGATGAAAGAAGTAAAACTTGGCGACCCTACTATCGAAGACTCTGACTTAGGACCTATGGCTCGAGAAGATTTACGTGAGACCTTACATGAACAGGTACAACAAAGTGTTCACAAAGGTGCCAATGTATTGCTAGGTGGCAAAATGCCCGAGGGTAAAGGGTTCTATTATCCCGCAACTATTTTAGAGAATCTAGAACCTGGTCAGCCGGCTTATGATGATGAGCTATTCGGCCCAGTGGCTTCTCTAATTCGGGCAAAAGATAACGAAGATGCCCTTAGAATTGCCAACGATAGTCGCTTTGGGCTAGGTGGAGGAATTTTTTCCAAGGATGAGGAGAAAGCTTTCGATTTGGCAAAGAAGTATTTTGATACGGGAATGGTATTTATCAATTCTTTCGGATTGGCCCAGCCTAATATGCCATTTGGCGGAGTTAAAAATTCAGGATATGGCCGTGAACATGGTGGCTTTGGAATACGAGAATTTGTAAACGTAAAGTCTATCATGAAAGTAAATATGTAA
- a CDS encoding N-ethylmaleimide reductase has protein sequence MKEQHILKPFTLGNIELPNRVIMAPMTRSRADNEQNAPTEELHVPYYTQRATAGLIITEGTQVSKRAVGYINTPGIHSQPQVDGWKKVTQSVHEAGGRIFAQLWHVGRISHPDFHNGELPWAPSALNPEADVFTPEGSKKTVTPKAMTSEDIETTKNEFVQAAKNAIAAGFDGIEIHSSNGYLFHQFFNGTSNIREDQYGASIENRARFFFEVLDAIKDVLPQNQIGARFNPSLHNIFGMTMDEETIPTFDYIIEKLDKEYNLAYIHLSEPFNDVSDIEFAEQHIAKRYRPKYSGTLMINSGFDQEKANQVLEEGNADLVAFAKLFISNPDLVGRFKEDVETSDWDESTFYTPGKEGYLDYEAKTRELIPNQ, from the coding sequence ATGAAAGAACAGCATATATTAAAACCTTTTACCCTAGGTAATATTGAATTGCCGAACCGCGTAATCATGGCACCCATGACGAGAAGTCGTGCCGATAATGAGCAAAACGCACCAACTGAAGAATTACATGTGCCATATTACACCCAACGGGCAACGGCGGGTCTTATAATTACCGAAGGAACGCAGGTGTCGAAAAGAGCTGTCGGGTATATAAACACCCCTGGCATCCATTCTCAACCACAAGTAGATGGCTGGAAGAAAGTTACACAATCGGTTCATGAAGCGGGAGGAAGAATATTTGCACAATTATGGCATGTGGGGAGGATTTCCCATCCAGATTTTCATAACGGTGAATTGCCATGGGCGCCTTCTGCATTAAACCCCGAAGCTGATGTCTTCACACCTGAAGGCAGTAAAAAAACCGTTACTCCGAAAGCAATGACATCGGAAGATATTGAAACTACAAAGAATGAGTTTGTGCAAGCGGCCAAAAATGCAATAGCTGCCGGTTTCGATGGTATTGAAATACACTCCTCGAACGGATATCTATTTCATCAGTTTTTCAATGGTACAAGTAATATTAGAGAAGATCAATATGGCGCAAGCATTGAAAATAGAGCTCGATTTTTCTTCGAGGTATTAGATGCTATTAAAGATGTGTTACCACAAAATCAAATTGGTGCACGTTTTAACCCTTCACTCCATAATATTTTCGGAATGACCATGGATGAAGAAACAATTCCAACATTTGACTACATCATCGAAAAACTGGATAAGGAATATAATTTGGCGTACATCCATCTGTCCGAACCTTTTAATGATGTTTCAGATATCGAATTTGCAGAGCAGCATATTGCCAAACGCTACCGACCAAAATATAGCGGAACCTTAATGATCAATAGCGGATTTGACCAAGAAAAGGCAAATCAAGTTTTGGAAGAAGGTAATGCCGATTTAGTGGCTTTCGCAAAACTTTTTATCTCCAATCCTGATTTAGTAGGCCGGTTTAAGGAAGATGTTGAAACGTCCGATTGGGATGAAAGCACATTTTATACCCCAGGGAAGGAAGGCTACCTTGACTATGAGGCAAAAACAAGAGAACTAATCCCCAACCAATAA
- a CDS encoding ectoine hydroxylase-related dioxygenase (phytanoyl-CoA dioxygenase family): MNQTQLDMLSQSEKEFLERNGYLNLGQLLTNDEVSAINEKIKKILEAEGENAGSELAESKYIRHPKEEGADRLADLVNKGSIFDQFYTHPRVLAGISAVLGDSYKLSSLNYRAAKPGKGLQKLHVDYKNAVVANEYKVCNSIWLLDDFTKDNGATRIVPGTHKSDRLPDEVMKDPNLSHPEEILINAPAGSVFIFNSHVWHGGTENRTSNIRRSIHSYFCTRDQPQQIDQRKYLTQETSNRLSVRAKEILDV, translated from the coding sequence ATGAATCAAACCCAATTAGACATGTTATCTCAATCAGAAAAGGAATTCTTAGAAAGAAATGGATATCTTAACCTCGGGCAGTTACTAACCAACGATGAGGTTTCTGCTATCAATGAAAAAATAAAAAAAATTCTGGAGGCTGAAGGTGAAAATGCGGGTTCTGAATTGGCCGAATCGAAATACATTCGTCATCCGAAAGAAGAAGGCGCCGACCGTTTAGCCGATTTGGTGAACAAAGGATCAATTTTCGACCAATTCTATACACATCCAAGGGTTTTAGCGGGTATATCTGCCGTACTTGGTGATTCTTATAAATTGTCATCATTGAACTATCGAGCTGCTAAGCCCGGTAAAGGATTACAAAAATTACATGTCGATTATAAAAATGCGGTGGTTGCCAATGAATATAAGGTATGCAATTCGATTTGGTTATTGGATGATTTTACTAAGGATAATGGGGCCACCCGAATTGTACCTGGCACTCATAAGTCAGACCGATTACCTGATGAAGTTATGAAAGACCCTAACCTTTCGCATCCTGAAGAGATTTTAATAAATGCCCCCGCCGGATCGGTGTTTATATTTAATTCACATGTATGGCATGGCGGAACCGAAAATCGCACCTCAAATATAAGGCGCAGTATACATAGCTACTTCTGTACTAGAGACCAACCCCAACAAATTGACCAGAGAAAGTATCTAACTCAGGAAACCAGCAATAGACTTAGTGTCAGGGCCAAGGAGATACTTGATGTATAA
- a CDS encoding 23S rRNA pseudouridine2457 synthase: MTDHIHYKLYKPFGMLSQLSSNDPKQIRKKRFLSELFEFPKAIMPIGRLDEKSEGLLLMTTDGVLSDTINRSGIEKEYFAQVDGLISDEAIEKIKTGVVIGIEGDKYMTKPCTIYKIPKPELPKPSSKLRIGVHRPTSWVSITLREGKFRQVRKMTAAVGFPTVRLIRIRIGAVNLEGLLPGQIKKFDHLPEVI; the protein is encoded by the coding sequence ATGACCGACCACATACACTACAAACTTTACAAACCTTTTGGAATGCTTAGTCAGTTGAGTTCCAATGACCCTAAGCAAATCAGAAAAAAAAGATTTCTTAGCGAGCTATTTGAGTTTCCAAAAGCCATTATGCCTATCGGACGCTTAGATGAGAAGTCAGAAGGATTATTATTAATGACAACCGACGGCGTATTGAGTGATACGATCAATCGATCTGGAATTGAAAAAGAGTATTTTGCCCAGGTTGACGGCCTAATATCCGATGAAGCAATAGAAAAAATAAAAACTGGAGTTGTAATCGGTATTGAAGGAGACAAATACATGACAAAACCTTGCACGATATACAAGATACCAAAACCAGAACTACCAAAACCAAGCTCTAAATTACGAATAGGAGTTCATCGACCCACTTCTTGGGTGAGTATTACCCTCAGGGAGGGCAAATTTAGACAAGTACGAAAAATGACCGCAGCAGTGGGGTTTCCCACTGTGCGGTTAATTCGTATTCGAATAGGTGCTGTTAATTTAGAAGGTTTACTACCGGGTCAAATAAAGAAATTCGACCATTTACCAGAAGTAATTTAG
- a CDS encoding putative cold-shock DNA-binding protein, protein MARSQQTYNKTEKEKKRLKKREEKQKKKEARKAESKETSGIPFAYVDHNGNLVDTPPDPSEKVKVDAESIVLGIPKKEEGDEEEFDPVRNGKVSYFDFSKGFGFIIDSEDQEKYFVHVSGLIDEVDIDDKVSFELEKGMKGMNAVRVKKI, encoded by the coding sequence ATGGCAAGATCGCAACAGACTTACAACAAGACGGAAAAAGAAAAAAAACGTCTTAAAAAAAGAGAAGAAAAACAAAAGAAAAAAGAGGCTAGAAAGGCAGAATCCAAAGAGACCAGTGGTATTCCGTTTGCATACGTTGACCACAATGGTAATTTGGTGGATACTCCACCAGATCCATCTGAAAAAGTTAAAGTTGATGCCGAAAGTATTGTATTGGGTATCCCTAAAAAAGAGGAGGGTGATGAAGAAGAATTCGACCCGGTACGAAATGGTAAAGTGTCATATTTCGATTTTTCAAAAGGATTCGGTTTTATAATCGATTCAGAAGATCAAGAGAAATATTTTGTCCATGTAAGTGGACTGATAGATGAAGTTGATATTGATGATAAAGTTTCTTTTGAACTTGAAAAAGGAATGAAAGGCATGAACGCTGTTCGTGTTAAAAAGATATAA
- a CDS encoding cytochrome c, which translates to MQHKYYIFWFVLIFCIVSSCSSDGDVPMTPNPESESPTPSPDPQPEPKPEEPFIEVNAIPSSPQRLGDATVGYEYLISGEYMSSGVPYEAYIAANGEDDRNLLNRSGDNAKIIYDYTVATASNGVRVVSPNCMSCHAGFLNDELIVGLGNHSGDFTVNRANNIQVVSSAISVIYGQNSDEWEAYDQFRKGITAIGPKTITETRGSNPADKITQVLVSHRDKNTLEWSDDPFVELDNEVIPTDVPAWWLLKKKNAMFYHGLGRKDFCKSFIGSSLLTLTEIEKAEEVDEKMPDLLAYIYNLEAPSYPYAIDADLAAEGKPVFEENCVKCHGSYGEDESYPNLMVSLNTIGTDAELSKRYTSPSELNTYFMDWFNNGWFGTYSVPLEFLAEDGYIAPPLDGVWATAPYFHNGSVPNIAEVLNSEDRSTYWSRNYDSSDYDDVNLGWNYTVETSKKDKNTYDTTIKGYSNSGHTFGDILTDTERLALLEYLKTL; encoded by the coding sequence ATGCAACATAAGTATTACATTTTTTGGTTTGTTTTAATATTTTGCATTGTTAGTTCCTGTTCAAGTGATGGTGATGTACCCATGACACCAAATCCGGAATCGGAGTCTCCCACACCGAGTCCAGATCCTCAACCCGAACCCAAACCCGAAGAACCCTTTATTGAAGTTAATGCCATACCCTCTTCACCGCAAAGACTAGGTGATGCAACCGTTGGATACGAATATTTGATATCAGGTGAATATATGAGTAGTGGGGTACCATACGAGGCCTATATTGCTGCTAATGGAGAAGATGACCGCAATCTGTTAAATAGGTCAGGTGATAATGCTAAAATAATATACGATTATACGGTAGCTACCGCTTCAAATGGTGTTCGGGTTGTTTCACCCAACTGCATGTCTTGCCACGCAGGTTTTTTAAATGATGAACTCATCGTCGGCTTGGGCAATCATTCTGGAGATTTCACCGTAAACCGGGCCAATAATATTCAAGTTGTAAGTTCGGCGATTTCGGTAATTTATGGTCAGAATAGTGACGAGTGGGAAGCTTATGATCAATTTAGAAAGGGCATAACAGCAATTGGCCCAAAGACGATCACCGAGACACGGGGTTCAAATCCTGCCGATAAAATAACACAGGTTTTAGTGTCGCATCGTGATAAGAATACCTTAGAGTGGTCTGATGACCCTTTTGTTGAACTTGATAATGAAGTGATACCCACAGATGTGCCCGCTTGGTGGTTGTTGAAAAAAAAGAATGCCATGTTCTACCATGGTTTAGGCAGAAAAGATTTTTGTAAATCATTCATTGGGTCTTCACTTTTAACCTTGACAGAAATTGAAAAAGCGGAGGAAGTAGATGAAAAGATGCCTGATTTATTGGCATATATCTATAATCTAGAAGCGCCATCTTACCCCTATGCCATTGATGCAGATCTAGCGGCCGAAGGTAAACCGGTTTTTGAAGAGAACTGCGTAAAATGTCATGGTTCATATGGTGAAGATGAAAGCTACCCTAATTTAATGGTCTCTCTCAACACCATCGGTACAGATGCTGAACTATCGAAAAGATACACGAGCCCGTCGGAACTCAATACCTATTTTATGGATTGGTTCAATAATGGATGGTTTGGTACATATTCGGTTCCGCTTGAATTTCTGGCAGAAGATGGGTATATCGCCCCTCCATTGGATGGTGTTTGGGCCACGGCACCCTATTTTCATAACGGTTCTGTACCTAATATTGCTGAAGTACTGAACAGTGAAGACAGAAGTACGTACTGGAGTCGCAACTATGATAGCAGCGACTACGATGATGTAAACTTAGGATGGAACTATACCGTAGAAACCAGCAAAAAAGATAAAAATACTTACGACACCACGATAAAAGGTTATAGTAACAGCGGTCATACCTTTGGAGATATCTTAACGGATACTGAACGTTTGGCACTTCTCGAATACCTAAAAACTTTGTAA
- a CDS encoding DNA-binding GntR family transcriptional regulator, whose product MVNYRDKVREYLLKEMQKGTLQPGQNINLAAVSRTIGVSVTPIREALTQLQQSHIVKAIPYRGFVIAKVSPEEAKNLYELVAHLEVLALEESQFDNKAVEQLKLQRDNIAQAETSLNRVIAYMEFHRLLTKNYNNSVFQQILKDLKTRVFFYERAFMANDSFHYNSNDQHDAIISAIEDDNIPSAALVLKMNWMMIQNYLEKQLVTL is encoded by the coding sequence ATGGTAAACTATAGGGACAAGGTAAGAGAGTATTTACTTAAAGAAATGCAAAAAGGAACTTTACAGCCCGGTCAAAATATAAACTTAGCAGCTGTTTCAAGAACCATAGGGGTAAGCGTAACCCCGATTCGTGAGGCACTCACGCAGTTGCAACAATCTCATATTGTTAAGGCCATACCCTATCGCGGTTTTGTAATCGCAAAAGTGAGCCCTGAAGAGGCAAAAAATCTATATGAATTAGTAGCTCACTTAGAAGTTTTGGCTTTGGAGGAGTCACAATTTGATAATAAAGCCGTAGAGCAGTTAAAATTACAAAGAGATAACATTGCTCAAGCCGAAACTTCATTGAATCGGGTAATCGCCTATATGGAATTTCACAGATTACTGACCAAAAATTACAATAACAGCGTTTTTCAACAGATTTTAAAAGATTTAAAAACACGTGTATTCTTCTATGAGCGAGCGTTTATGGCCAATGATTCTTTTCATTATAACTCAAACGACCAACATGATGCCATCATCTCCGCTATTGAAGATGACAATATACCGTCGGCTGCATTAGTTTTAAAAATGAACTGGATGATGATACAGAACTATCTGGAAAAGCAATTAGTGACCTTATAA
- a CDS encoding thermolysin metallopeptidase-like protein: MCKTKCQIIPPHILEELAKRGNVSCKKTLNDTGRIAERRQTALNHLLLRNPILGDGDRFVYDCENKYEQRVTLVRKENGEVTGDVTADKAYDTSGFVRDYFRETFGLNSIDDNGLDIISNIHYGENYNNAFWDGDEMTYGDGDGKEFTDFASAIDVVAHELAHGVTQFLANLEYQSQSGALNEHFSDVFGTVIKQKYLNQDLSEADWLIGDSVVTDEFPGVAIRSMKAPGTANEFDTQPDHMDNYYNGTADNQGVHINSGIPNKAFYLSCLEIGIDDCALIWFETLKSLWRTANFNDMVETLVSVARDLASDSRISDRAVEAVSKSFSEVGLAPIVV; the protein is encoded by the coding sequence ATGTGTAAGACAAAATGTCAAATCATTCCTCCCCATATTCTAGAAGAGCTTGCAAAACGAGGAAATGTAAGTTGCAAGAAGACATTGAACGATACGGGTAGAATAGCGGAGCGCCGACAGACTGCATTAAATCATCTTTTGCTTAGAAACCCTATTCTAGGGGATGGCGACCGTTTCGTATATGATTGCGAGAACAAATATGAACAGCGGGTAACCCTTGTTCGTAAAGAAAATGGAGAAGTGACAGGCGATGTAACGGCCGATAAAGCCTATGACACATCTGGTTTTGTTCGTGACTACTTTAGAGAAACTTTCGGATTGAATTCTATAGATGATAATGGTCTGGATATCATTTCTAATATTCATTATGGCGAAAATTACAACAATGCCTTTTGGGACGGAGATGAAATGACGTATGGAGATGGAGATGGTAAAGAATTCACTGATTTTGCAAGTGCAATTGATGTTGTTGCGCACGAGTTGGCACACGGTGTTACCCAATTCTTGGCCAATCTAGAGTATCAGAGTCAATCAGGCGCTTTGAACGAGCATTTTTCCGATGTTTTTGGAACTGTTATAAAGCAGAAATACCTCAATCAAGACCTGTCAGAGGCAGATTGGTTGATTGGTGATTCTGTGGTAACCGATGAATTCCCCGGAGTCGCCATACGCTCTATGAAAGCCCCTGGTACCGCAAATGAGTTTGATACGCAACCCGACCATATGGACAATTATTACAATGGTACGGCCGATAACCAGGGTGTACACATCAATTCAGGCATTCCCAATAAGGCATTTTACCTAAGCTGTTTGGAGATTGGTATAGATGACTGTGCCCTGATATGGTTTGAAACCTTAAAATCTCTATGGAGAACTGCTAATTTCAATGATATGGTCGAGACTCTGGTGAGTGTTGCCCGAGATTTGGCAAGTGATTCAAGAATTTCAGATAGGGCAGTGGAAGCGGTTTCAAAAAGCTTTTCTGAAGTAGGGCTTGCTCCAATTGTCGTTTGA
- a CDS encoding amidohydrolase family protein, translated as MSRFKSLKNNALKFLILSISTSCAVMHSQDMGFEEYNPKSTLVVPEHKVERAKYPFVDIHSHQRDMSLNKLTQLVAEMDMLNEAVMVNLSGGSGESLKNSIQNINESFPNRFVVFANIDFEGVGQPNWTTNAVTQLEKDVKNGAKGLKIFKSLGLRYTDVDGNRVAVDDKRLDPIWAKCGELGIPVLIHSADPKSFWDDMNGENERWLELKTHSRRKRSDTDPAPWEQIIDEQHRMFKKHPKTNFINAHMGWYANNLEKLGALLNDIPNMNVGIAAVIAELGRQPKNARAFFIKYQDRILFGKDSWKPEEFPTYFRVLETDDEYFPYYKKYHAFWAMYGLDLPDEVLKKVYFKNALKLMPNLEPSLFHHN; from the coding sequence ATGAGTAGATTTAAATCGTTAAAAAACAATGCATTAAAATTTTTGATTTTGTCTATTTCGACTTCTTGTGCCGTAATGCATAGCCAGGATATGGGCTTCGAAGAATACAATCCGAAATCGACTTTGGTGGTTCCGGAGCATAAGGTAGAAAGAGCAAAATATCCGTTTGTCGATATACATAGCCACCAGCGCGATATGTCATTGAATAAGCTGACGCAGCTAGTTGCCGAGATGGATATGCTTAATGAAGCCGTAATGGTAAACTTAAGTGGTGGTTCGGGAGAAAGTCTAAAAAACTCAATACAGAATATCAATGAAAGTTTCCCTAATCGTTTCGTAGTCTTTGCTAATATAGACTTTGAGGGGGTGGGGCAACCCAATTGGACGACAAATGCTGTCACACAGCTTGAAAAAGACGTAAAAAACGGCGCTAAAGGTCTGAAAATTTTCAAGAGCTTAGGCCTTCGCTATACTGATGTTGATGGCAACAGAGTCGCTGTTGATGATAAAAGATTAGATCCAATTTGGGCTAAATGTGGTGAGTTGGGTATACCTGTTCTAATTCATTCCGCTGACCCCAAATCTTTTTGGGACGATATGAATGGGGAGAATGAAAGGTGGCTTGAACTAAAGACACATTCTCGAAGAAAGCGTTCCGACACCGATCCTGCACCTTGGGAGCAGATTATTGATGAACAACATCGAATGTTTAAAAAACATCCGAAAACGAATTTTATTAATGCCCACATGGGCTGGTACGCGAATAATTTAGAAAAACTGGGCGCTCTCCTCAATGACATACCCAATATGAATGTAGGTATTGCGGCCGTAATCGCTGAACTTGGGCGACAGCCAAAGAATGCCAGAGCTTTTTTTATTAAATATCAAGACCGCATTTTATTTGGTAAAGACAGCTGGAAACCCGAAGAATTCCCAACCTATTTTAGAGTTTTGGAAACTGATGATGAATATTTCCCATACTATAAAAAGTACCATGCTTTTTGGGCCATGTATGGTCTTGATTTACCTGATGAAGTCTTGAAGAAAGTATATTTTAAAAATGCATTAAAGCTTATGCCAAATCTCGAACCAAGTCTTTTCCACCATAATTAA
- a CDS encoding molybdenum cofactor cytidylyltransferase produces MSHNTNNIAILILAAGSSSRMGRPKQLLSWGKTNLIGNAIDQAKNSQSDKIVVVLGANSELIKDKIGRWEVDIVENEDWKAGLGSSLAKGVTHLTEHETFDGILVMLADQPLIDSAYLNLLIESFYTTSYSIIATAYSKRAGVPALFDKKFFESLCDLGEDNGAKLIIEQFGHEVLSLDPGKKATDIDTEVDYINLTNRLNE; encoded by the coding sequence ATGTCGCATAATACAAATAATATTGCCATTTTAATTTTGGCTGCCGGCTCGTCGTCTCGCATGGGTAGACCTAAACAGTTATTATCTTGGGGTAAGACTAATCTTATCGGAAATGCTATTGATCAAGCTAAAAATAGCCAGTCTGATAAAATTGTAGTTGTACTTGGGGCCAATTCGGAATTGATAAAAGATAAAATAGGTAGGTGGGAAGTTGATATTGTCGAAAATGAAGATTGGAAAGCCGGTTTAGGAAGCTCCCTCGCAAAAGGAGTTACGCATTTGACAGAACATGAAACTTTTGATGGTATTTTGGTGATGCTTGCCGACCAACCCTTAATAGATTCTGCCTATTTAAACCTTTTGATAGAATCTTTTTATACCACTTCATATTCCATTATTGCTACCGCATACTCAAAACGAGCTGGTGTTCCAGCGCTTTTTGATAAAAAATTCTTTGAAAGTTTATGTGATTTGGGTGAGGACAATGGTGCCAAGTTGATTATTGAACAATTTGGGCATGAAGTTCTTTCATTAGACCCGGGCAAAAAAGCAACCGATATCGATACCGAGGTGGATTATATAAACTTAACCAACAGATTAAATGAGTAG
- a CDS encoding xanthine/CO dehydrogenase XdhC/CoxF family maturation factor, protein MTHELKKIINAYLTAKEDGVKSVLATVVALDGSSYRRPGVRMLIRQDGKMVGAVSGGCVEKEIVRQAQSVFEGNVAKMMTYDGRYRLGCEGILYILIEPFKPEDRFIKKFKEVLSNRKLFQVRSSFLKNDGEDENLGSCFVLGQNLFPFRPNFVESSDVEKFKQQMVPCFKLVIIGAEHDVVQLCSFASLAGWEVTIVASASEEKTIEDFPGAEHFLSVEPEMLSLKSIDKQTAVVLMTHSYVRDLKYLLAIKESSPAYLGLLGPSSRREKLLDEFIEHYPEVSDAFFDIIYGPSGLNIGAETAQEIAISIISEILSVTRHKEPMMLKNKSGRIHS, encoded by the coding sequence ATGACCCATGAACTGAAAAAAATTATAAATGCCTATTTGACAGCTAAAGAAGATGGCGTCAAGTCGGTTTTAGCTACTGTGGTTGCATTAGACGGCTCATCGTATCGCAGACCAGGGGTGAGAATGCTTATTCGGCAAGACGGTAAAATGGTAGGTGCTGTTAGCGGCGGCTGCGTTGAAAAGGAAATCGTGAGGCAGGCTCAGAGTGTTTTTGAAGGTAATGTAGCCAAAATGATGACCTACGATGGCAGATACCGCTTAGGCTGTGAAGGTATTCTTTATATTCTTATCGAACCGTTTAAACCAGAAGACAGATTTATAAAGAAATTTAAAGAGGTTTTGAGCAACCGTAAACTATTTCAAGTACGTTCATCATTTCTAAAAAATGATGGTGAAGATGAAAACTTGGGCTCTTGTTTTGTTCTGGGGCAAAACCTATTCCCCTTTAGGCCGAACTTCGTTGAATCTTCAGATGTAGAAAAGTTCAAACAGCAAATGGTACCTTGTTTCAAATTGGTGATAATTGGTGCCGAACACGACGTGGTACAATTGTGTTCTTTTGCTTCATTAGCGGGTTGGGAAGTAACAATCGTTGCCTCTGCATCTGAAGAAAAGACTATTGAAGATTTTCCGGGAGCTGAACATTTTCTTTCTGTAGAACCTGAAATGTTGTCATTAAAATCAATTGATAAGCAAACTGCAGTTGTCTTAATGACACATAGTTATGTGCGTGACTTAAAGTATTTATTAGCAATTAAAGAAAGTAGTCCCGCGTACTTAGGTCTATTGGGCCCAAGCAGCAGAAGAGAAAAGCTTCTCGATGAATTCATAGAACATTACCCTGAAGTTTCCGATGCCTTTTTTGATATAATTTATGGTCCTTCAGGACTCAATATTGGTGCTGAGACTGCTCAGGAAATTGCAATATCCATAATTTCTGAAATACTTTCGGTCACCCGGCATAAAGAACCGATGATGCTCAAAAACAAGTCGGGAAGAATTCATAGCTAA